GTGAATTATGACTTTCTGAAAATATCTCGTCAAAGTGCTTTTTGAAAACTGAGATAGGACAAAAAAGCAGTCCGGTAAGAGGAATGCAGAAACTCTCACCACAGCAGCAACCCTCAGCACACCTCAGgcactgcactgagtgctttcacatacacagcaaaagaaagtaATTTCTAACCAGGCTTTAATGATCATTCTGACTCTAAAGCCTTGTGGTATTTATTATTTGTGCTCTTCATTTGTCACATAAGCTACCTTAATATTATTCGTGCACATACATAAAAAATATCCAACTAGACTGAGTAACCCAATAAATCTTTTTTCTAAATTCCTTATATCTAGATCAGTGTCCCGCAAAGAGCAGGCACTTAATAGTatctaataaatgaaaattaaaaaattcaaattacaAAAATTGTTTTTTCCTTCCACAAAAGGATAATGATAATTATGCGtagttttcaaatgaaaaattttattttcattaacaaATAACTAGTTAAGGTTAACTCTTGGAGGGTAAACTCTCAAAAGAATTTCAACTCAAAAAAGTAGATGGTCTTCTCTCAGAATGATTAGGTCTGCTATGATCCAAAGACCAAAGACTTACCATCATTAGGCATGGTGAGAATAGGGATTTGAGTAATAGAGCCGTTTCTACCTTCCACTCGACCAGCACGTTCATATATTGTAGCTAAATCTGTATACATGTAACCTGGGAAACCTCGTCGACCAGGAACTTCTTCTCTGGCTGCTGAAACCTGACAGTAAGTCAAGGAGGAGACTATCACATACCAGAATGTGAAAAGTAAAGCTTGGTTAGAATACGTTTGTTTGAACATGCCGAATTACAAAGTTGGAAATATCATCTTGTGCATTTTAAATACTGTCTCTAAGAgatgatttagaaaaatctagcaACACAAGTTCAAACTATTCTGCAACAAAAATGATGACAACTGGGGACCAGCAGTTTTTTGCGAAAATCATACTGCCGTAACATAGATCTTCAAATAGCTTGCTAGAAGAAAATCTGCTTGCAATTTGATAAATCAAAGGaagttaattttaaaactaaGAGAACATTCCTAGTTCAGAAGATTTATTTCAAGCTATGGATCTTGTCATATTTATGTAAGCTAATCCTAAGAAGGTCAAAGCGGAAGGAAATAAATACCAGGAATCATTTGATGCACTCTACATACATTATTTACTTCAATCATCACAAGCCTATGAGAAAGATAATGTGGTTAACCCCAATTTATGGCTGGAATCAAGAGTCAGATAAATAatttcccaagatcacagagcgaGGAATCCACTCACTGTGcaaaataacaatagtaataaatGGTCTTTCTCTTAGACACATGTACACTAGAATACAGGAGTACATACTAATATATAACTACCAAGACCCTTACTTTCAAGTGCTATTTTAGTACCTCCAAGAGTATGCTACagcagtgctactcaaagtgcaGTCTACAGACCAGCTTTATCAATGTGCAAAGAGATAATAATAGAAAGCAAGATAAGCATTTAGAAAACTTTAATGGCAATTCGACAGAATTTTATGTATGctgaatctaataataaaaataatctgggcttgtaaattatcttttttaaaaatgtcacttttctattaactcatttttattatattttagaaaagtaTTGGTCTGTgatgggtgggggctgggggatgaTGTCCTTCACTGAAAAAGCACTGTAGCAGAGAGATATGGTGACAGATCTTAGGGAATTTTAAGAAACTACATATTTATACTGCATGTTTCTTCAGaagtctttttccatttttttacatGCTTAAAATAAGAGTAACTCACTCAACATTTCAGTAACTTGTATTAGAACAACACCCCAAACTTCTGCTGTGTGATAACTGCTGGAATCTTAACATTCTTCCTAAATAAACAGAATTTTCTGAAGGAAAATGTTCCGAAGAGGGTGCTGCCAGAGTATGGTCTATTTATTTCAAtactaacatcattaaaatgaaattctGAAAGGGGTTAAAAATTGACAGTCTggacagagacagaacttcctgGGAAGTTCTGTCACCTACAGTGACAGTGACACTATGATAACTAGGCTAATAATTTAAATCTCATCCTCTAATCATTTCAACGATGTTGACAAACAGAAGAGAAGCtgtattttcctttctgattAATTAAGGTATTCTACTAATATATGAACAAGgaagtttaaaaaacattaaagaaaaatgaaaacttgcaAAGGGGCAAGATAGCTCTGAAAATTAACCCATTTTAATTGAGAAAAAAGTTACCTCTCGAAGTGCTTCAGCATAAGAACTCATGTCTGTTAGGATAACCAACACGTGTTTCTCACATTGATAGGCCAGAAATTCGGCTGTGGTGAGAGCCAAGCGAGGAGTGATAATTCGCTCAATACTGAAATGGAACATTAAGTCCTATGTCACTCAAACAAAAaggccaaaaacaaaacaaaatgattctGGAAATAACAGTACAGTCTCCCTTTTAAAGTTTTAAACTAATTGAGGAAGGTAAAGCAATTATTACCCTAAAAGTTGTTAAGGCAGGGTTATTTTATGTACTTACATAATAAGAATTACTTAGTGCTACAAActtaaattgattattttataaatgccCCATAATTTCTCAGAACCATATAGTTCTCAAaactgagagagacagaaagggaaggaaggcaagacTCAGAGGCCAGATTTCTCAACTAATAGGaaaagaacatttattgagcatggaCTCTGTGCTAggtatttatatgtattatcgCATTTAAACTGTACAAGAACCATGTAAGACAAGTATTATTTGTCACATTTTATGAAAGAGGAAAATGAGCTCCAGAGCTTAACTGATCTCTCCAAAGCCAAATAACTAGTAagaagcagagctggaatttCAATACAGTTATCTCACTTCTAGGCCCATGTTGCTTTCATTGTAACATTTTACCTCCCTAGTTGTAGGTAATATTTTTGACTGGAAGCCTGGGTGAACAGAAAGAAAGAGCTCTATTTACTTACGTTGGGTCATTAGCCAAGTTCAAAAAGAGGCAAACATTGTCCATTGAGCCATTTTCTTCAAAGTCAGATTTGAAGAACCGGGCAGTTTCCATGTTTACCTAAATAGCAATGACTTTATCAGTGCTGGGagaataaaaattctcaatatttATTTCTGATGAAGGCCAAGCTAGAGAACTGCACGGTTCCTTCTTTTTCAAGTACCCAAAAAACTTTCACAAAAGCCAACAGAGTAAACAGCTTGCTTTGGGCACAAAGAGAATTATTCTTACATTTcacaaatacttttttctttcctgaggaggattagctctgagctaacatctgtgccatcttcctctattttgtatgtgggatgctgccaaagcatggcttgatgagcagtgcgtcagtccgcacctgggattcaaATGCCTGGGATTCTAACCTGCAAACaccaggccactgaagctgagtgcgcaaacttaaccattgcGCCACCGGGACAGCCcctcaaatgttaaattttaatccTTAGTTTGCCCAAAATGCTAAGTTGCAACTTCTCTACCTAGAGATAAATTTAACGATATATTTATAGTTTTCTACACTGTTCTAATAACATAAGcagttaattttatatttcatactaaaacagaaaaaaaactataCTTACACCCATAGCGGCAAACACAATTGCAAAATTTTCTTCACTGTAGTCCACTACATCTTTGGATTTCTTTACCAAACCAGCCTGGCGACAGATTTGAGCTGCAATCTGATGAGGAGTACAAAAGAACTGAGGTAAAATCTAAAAGAAcatttttataacaaaatatcttttatcCTAAACTTTTTGGAATTGTAATTATAAATGAAACTGGGATGTTTTAAAGGACTTTACCCAACAAAACTATTTTGTACTTTCTGCAAAGATTTGTAAGAGTAACCAAGAAGACAGATATCGTGCAtggataaaaaaatcaatgtaattggattatataaaaaataacattGGTTATTTGTGTTGAAAACTCTTTATCTGGTTTCTAACAGTGAAGCATTTAGAAATTCTTCCTTGTTAAATTTCATACCAAAAAGATTCCAGTTCTCACCTCATTGTGTGGTAAGCCAGCAGCAGAGAAGATAGGAATTTTCTGCCCCCTAGCAATACTGTTCATGCCATCTATGGCCGAAATGCCGGTCTGAATCATCTCCTCTGGGTAGATTCGACACTGAGGATTGATTGGCTGGCCTAATGCATTTccaaaagggaaaatattaatatatctCTACATTAAGACTAGAaccatttaaaacatttctttctaCTCTTAAAAAATTGGTTTTGAAGTCTGaaactgtttaaatatttttttcattagtcTTTGCTAGACACACAAAACGTGGTAGCAGAACTCAAGTTCCTAAAGTGAAATAAAGGTACAAGCAAAGAAGAGAGAATCTCAAGTTCTAAGCCATGGTTTCACTATTTATATTTCAGATAAACTCTACTGATATTTTACAATAtcttaagatattttatttaaaatttcaagatgATCTCTAGGAAATATAAGTTtattaaatgataaataaaatatctcaatatgGAGCATGTTGGTTATCTACTTAAAGTACCACAAAAATCTCTATCTAGCAAAGGtataagacagacagaaagaggctATTTTCCCTAAATCAGAGAAATCCATTTACTGCCCCTACCCATGATGTCAAGGAAGTCTTCAGCCAGTACCACAGGACCTCTGTCAATGGGTTTTCCTGATCCATTGAATACTCGACCTGTAAACAGTAATaagacagtagagatggacaacGACTCATATATTCATAATTCTTAAAAAGATTTTACAGAAATATGTTGAAAAGGAAAGAGATCTCTGCTCAGAATGAATCACAACATCTATTACCAAGCATATCCTCAGACACTGGCGTTCGGAGAATATCCCCAGTAAACTCACAGGAGGTTTTCTTGGCATCTATACCTGAAGTCCCCTCAAACACCTATCAAGAAAGAGAAGTAATCAGAAGGGATAAAAGAAATTTAGATCTGAAGCACTTAAGTTCTATTTGTCTGTTAAACAGCCCTTGTAAAgtaaaatacataaatgtatactATTTTTAATATCACGAACAAAGATGTTTTCATGGTGATGAGCCAAATTGTAAACCTCTTGACTAAGCCTCATGCCTGCAAGCCAAATCCATCAAGCAAGCTAAGAATGttttctatgcagaaatagaagtataatgatttacacctgaaatttatacaatgctataaaccaaaaaagaagaatattttttacatttttaaagggttgtttaaaaaaaaaaaaagaaaaggaaaagaaaggaagaataagaatatgcatcagagacctTAGGTggccccacaaagcctaaaaattcactatctggccctttatagaaattTTGCTGACTTCTGCTCTAGATTACTTTTTAGAGTAACATATTATTTGAGGAACCTGGCATTTCTCATAAGCAGTAACATTAAAAACCAGGAATCAGAGAAGACAATTTAAAGAAATAGACTCAGATCTTGTTTTGGTTCtatcccataaactgtgaattcTGCTTTTCATCTCTCTCCTGTTTGATTATCTGCTTCAttttatccatttaaaaaaaagtcactttACCAGTCTATTGGGCTAGAATGGATATAGGTGGCTGATATTTGGCAAGAAAATACGCAAAAAtaactgcccctccccaccccctgccagtAACCAATCTCTAAAGATGTACTTATTCAACGATCACTAGAAAAAACGTGTTCCTTATGTTTTTGTGATTACAAAAAAGTTCAACTGGCCAAGTTTTGAAAGTGATACTTACCTGAACCACTGCTTTGGAACCACTAACTTCTAGAACTTGTCCACTTCTCTTTGTGCCATCAGGTAATGTCAAGTGGACAATCTCAGCATATCTCGGAAACTAAATTGGAGGAAATAAAAGATCaataaacaacattttaaaagctcTTCCAAAATATTCTCTGCTCTCCACCATAGCATGTATGCCACGTGCAATCTCCCAACGTTCccaacacacacaggcatatacCAAGAGTTTATAACATCCCCAGGTCGTTTAAGTCCTTAAAACACTTAGCACTGGCACATATACTGGCAAACGCAGCATAACTGACAGAGAAAAGGGTCTTAAATCCATGAACATACAGCAATTAAatttcttccctctgtgcatatgttttaaagttttgagGCTATAGAAAGGTACAAAACTTATAAATAACCATGTTCCTGCTACTTAGAACTGATATTTGGTTCTGGGCTGTGTATTTAATCACCTGTGTGCTTTAGGGGAAGGAGCATAAAATacaactaaataataaaataatgctaATGTTCCCTCTTTaatctaattctcccagatatGTATTCCTCTAAtccacttttaatattttaaaatgcatgtttCCAAAAATATACTATAGTGTTTTACTTACATAAATGGCAACATACTAAATATATCATCCTACAACTTTTTTTTTGACTTCACCTGTTTTGGACTTGTCATGACAACATTTACCTTATTTTATCATCGTAATCTATTGAAAGATGCATCATTACTTTGTGTAAAGGAAAACATCTGCCAGTTAAACTTGATGCACCATGGATTATAAATCACTTGATTTTGGAGATGCTAATAACATGTGAATAAATGAGCATCTTAGAATTAATGTTAAAACAGATGtggttaaaataaaatcaaatgacaCCACATTTTATCCAGCTGTTCTTCTACCAATGGAGTTCAAGGTTGCTTCAAATTTACAGAATTACAAACATCTGCAATGAATTTTCTCACATGTGGTTCCTGACAGAAGTATGTCTGATTTCCCTAAGGTATCTGGTTACCTAACTGTGGGCTACAGGCTGTGCGCATTTTCTGCCAAATTACTCTGAAAAGGAACTGTATTAATTTGCAATCTCCCTAGCAGTATACAAGAGTATCTTTTCcctacatctttgccaatcttgtattactaaattttaatttttgccatttgGTAAAGTAGAATAATAGCAtcttttcaatttgcattttcctgattctacaaatattgagcatctttcatgtTTACTAACAATTCAGACTTCATTTCCTATGACTGgcttcttaatattttttcctcaCTTTTCAACTGATCTTTTTCTTCGGAAGTTGCATCGATTCTGGATACTAATCCTCTTGCAAATATCTGCACCCAGCCTTTGAATTTAGGCTATCTTATCGTACAGAAGTTTTAAAACTTTATGTAATAAAACGACttgttttcctttatgatttgtgCCTTTTACATCTTGTTAAGGAAAATCCTCCAATTTGAGGTCATAAAAATGGTCTTCTATATTGTCTTCCAATAGGTTTTTcatgtttaggtctttaatccaacTGGATTCATTTTTggtatgcaattttatttttctcatttttattctttttcatatagGAAGCCAAATGCCCCAATAATATTTACTAAGTAGCACAAAATGTCCCCCACTGACTTGTAATGTAGCCTTTATCACTTACCAAGTCAAATTCTAATGAGTGAGGAGAGCTGGTCTCAGGGCTCTTAATTCTGCTCCCAATACATCTGCATATTCCTGTACCAAATCTTTATTCTTAATTACTCTATCTCTAATTGATTTTGTTACCTGAAGAGATTCAACATCTTTAGTATTCTGAGTCTTTTCCTTCATGAGCATGGGATCTGCACTTAAGTCTTCTTTTATGTCTTTCAACAACCTGTTATAGTTTTCTATAAACAGTTACAATTATTCTAATTAGTTACTTCTAGCATATAGAACACTACTGATTTCTGTAGACTGATCCTTGTATCCAGCAACTCTGTTTCTACACCATTGTGTCTAATAGTTAGTCTGCTGAATGACTTGGGTTTTCTGTTTAGTTAAACATATCACCAAGAAATGATGACAGCTGAGCCTTTTCTTGTCCGATCCCTTTATTCCCACAGCATTGGTTAGGTTCCAA
The Diceros bicornis minor isolate mBicDic1 chromosome 11, mDicBic1.mat.cur, whole genome shotgun sequence DNA segment above includes these coding regions:
- the ATP6V1B2 gene encoding V-type proton ATPase subunit B, brain isoform — its product is MALRAMRGIVNGAAPELPVPPGGPAVGSREQALAVSRNYLSQPRLTYKTVSGVNGPLVILDHVKFPRYAEIVHLTLPDGTKRSGQVLEVSGSKAVVQVFEGTSGIDAKKTSCEFTGDILRTPVSEDMLGRVFNGSGKPIDRGPVVLAEDFLDIMGQPINPQCRIYPEEMIQTGISAIDGMNSIARGQKIPIFSAAGLPHNEIAAQICRQAGLVKKSKDVVDYSEENFAIVFAAMGVNMETARFFKSDFEENGSMDNVCLFLNLANDPTIERIITPRLALTTAEFLAYQCEKHVLVILTDMSSYAEALREVSAAREEVPGRRGFPGYMYTDLATIYERAGRVEGRNGSITQIPILTMPNDDITHPIPDLTGYITEGQIYVDRQLHNRQIYPPINVLPSLSRLMKSAIGEGMTRKDHADVSNQLYACYAIGKDVQAMKAVVGEEALTSDDLLYLEFLQKFERNFIAQGPYENRTVYETLDIGWQLLRIFPKEMLKRIPQSTLSEFYPRDSAKH